A portion of the Tenacibaculum todarodis genome contains these proteins:
- a CDS encoding SPOR domain-containing protein gives MKIKIYFSAALFFLFFGISTVNAQTSTQDNDKISSLLAKKRDYNKRYGYGFRIQLYNGLEKRARSTKGRFQVEFPGVYSKLDYDAPEWKVQVGNYKTRLEADKAINKIREKFSGAIVIEKND, from the coding sequence ATGAAAATTAAGATATATTTTTCCGCTGCATTGTTTTTCCTATTCTTTGGAATTTCTACTGTAAATGCACAAACTAGCACACAAGATAACGATAAGATTTCTAGCTTATTAGCTAAAAAAAGAGACTACAATAAACGATATGGTTATGGTTTTAGAATACAGTTATATAATGGCTTAGAAAAACGCGCAAGAAGCACAAAAGGCAGATTTCAAGTAGAATTTCCAGGTGTTTACAGCAAGTTAGATTACGATGCTCCTGAATGGAAAGTGCAAGTAGGAAATTACAAAACAAGATTAGAGGCTGATAAAGCTATTAATAAAATTAGAGAAAAATTTTCTGGCGCTATTGTTATTGAAAAGAATGATTAG
- a CDS encoding universal stress protein, which yields MRKILVPVDFSVSSEYASKLASRIAKKSDSEVHLLHMVELPTGIVDMGAGSNFSIPESMLYLRKVRDKLFDYKEKYFSKNTAIKHAIRFQKPYEGIEDYGNKIDANLIVMGSKGHSEFEEILIGSNTEKVVRNSKIPVLVVKKDQEKFKPKKLVFASSFKKGNKEAFEKFLDFAEKFNSQIHLLKINTPRKFESTQETKNKITEFIKDYNLPKHSVNVYSDSSIEKGVLNFSEEINADIIAMSTHGRSGLSHLFNNSVTKSLSKNALRPILTFRV from the coding sequence ATGAGAAAAATTTTAGTCCCAGTAGATTTTTCAGTTTCATCTGAATACGCCTCAAAATTAGCTTCAAGAATTGCTAAAAAATCCGATAGCGAAGTACATTTACTACACATGGTAGAACTACCTACAGGAATTGTAGATATGGGTGCCGGAAGCAATTTTAGCATTCCAGAAAGCATGTTGTACTTACGTAAGGTAAGAGATAAACTGTTTGATTATAAAGAAAAGTATTTCTCAAAAAACACAGCAATAAAACATGCAATCCGTTTTCAAAAACCTTATGAAGGCATAGAAGATTATGGTAACAAAATTGACGCAAACTTAATTGTTATGGGTTCTAAAGGGCATTCTGAATTTGAAGAAATACTAATTGGTTCTAATACAGAAAAAGTAGTAAGAAACTCTAAAATACCAGTTCTTGTCGTAAAAAAAGATCAAGAAAAGTTTAAACCAAAAAAGTTAGTTTTCGCATCTAGTTTTAAAAAAGGAAACAAAGAGGCTTTTGAAAAATTTCTTGATTTCGCCGAAAAATTCAACAGTCAAATTCATTTATTAAAAATAAATACCCCAAGAAAATTTGAAAGCACTCAAGAAACAAAAAACAAAATAACTGAGTTTATAAAAGACTACAACCTACCTAAACACTCTGTAAATGTGTATAGCGACTCTTCTATAGAAAAAGGTGTTTTAAATTTTTCTGAAGAAATAAATGCAGACATTATAGCAATGAGTACACACGGCAGAAGTGGTTTATCTCATCTATTTAACAACAGCGTAACAAAAAGCTTATCTAAGAATGCTTTAAGACCAATATTAACTTTTAGAGTTTAA
- the nusA gene encoding transcription termination factor NusA yields the protein MENIALIDSFSEFKDNKSIDRVTLMSILEEVFRATLKRKFGSDDNFDIIINPDKGDLEIWRNRVVVADGFSEDDNEEIELAEARLIEPDFEIGEDVSEEVKLIDLGRRAILALRQNLISKIHEHDSTNIFKQFKDLEGELYSAEVHHIRHNAIIMLDDEGNELVLPKSEQIRSDFFRKGDAVRGVIKSVELRGNKPAIILSRTSPLFLNKLFEQEIPEVFDGLITVEGVARIPGDKAKVAVDSYDDRIDPVGACVGVKGSRIHGIVRELGNENIDVINYTKNDQLFIARALSPAKVTSMEITLYEEEKDGKKGRVKVLLKPEEVSKAIGRGGVNIRLASQLTGYEIDVQREGLEEEDVELTEFGDEIEDWVIVEFKKIGLDTARAVLETNVAELVKRTDLEEETILEVQRILKEEFED from the coding sequence ATGGAGAATATAGCATTAATTGATTCGTTTTCAGAATTTAAAGACAATAAAAGTATAGACAGAGTTACACTTATGTCTATTTTAGAAGAAGTATTTCGTGCGACTTTAAAACGTAAGTTTGGGTCAGATGATAACTTTGATATTATTATTAATCCTGATAAAGGAGATTTAGAGATTTGGAGAAATCGTGTTGTAGTTGCAGATGGCTTTTCTGAAGATGATAATGAAGAAATAGAACTAGCTGAAGCAAGATTAATTGAGCCAGATTTTGAAATTGGTGAAGATGTATCTGAAGAAGTGAAGTTAATAGATTTAGGAAGAAGAGCAATTTTAGCACTACGCCAAAACTTGATTTCTAAAATTCATGAACACGATAGTACAAATATCTTTAAGCAGTTTAAAGATTTAGAAGGAGAATTATACAGTGCAGAGGTTCATCACATACGTCATAACGCAATTATAATGTTAGATGATGAAGGGAATGAGTTGGTGTTGCCAAAAAGTGAGCAGATTCGTTCAGATTTCTTTAGAAAAGGAGATGCTGTTCGTGGTGTAATAAAATCGGTAGAATTAAGAGGTAATAAACCTGCAATTATTTTATCAAGAACATCGCCATTATTTTTAAATAAATTATTTGAGCAAGAAATCCCTGAAGTATTTGATGGTTTAATTACGGTTGAAGGAGTTGCAAGAATACCAGGAGATAAGGCAAAAGTTGCTGTAGATTCTTACGATGATAGGATTGATCCTGTTGGAGCTTGTGTTGGTGTTAAAGGATCTCGTATTCACGGTATTGTACGTGAGTTAGGAAACGAAAATATTGATGTAATTAATTATACTAAGAACGACCAATTATTTATTGCTAGAGCTTTAAGTCCTGCAAAAGTAACTTCTATGGAGATTACTTTGTACGAAGAAGAAAAAGATGGTAAAAAAGGACGTGTAAAAGTGTTGTTAAAACCAGAAGAAGTATCTAAAGCAATTGGGCGTGGCGGTGTAAATATCCGTTTAGCAAGTCAGTTAACAGGATATGAAATAGATGTTCAGCGTGAAGGTTTAGAGGAAGAAGATGTTGAGTTGACAGAATTTGGAGATGAAATTGAAGACTGGGTAATTGTAGAATTCAAGAAAATTGGTTTAGATACTGCAAGAGCAGTATTAGAAACTAACGTTGCTGAATTAGTAAAAAGAACAGATTTAGAAGAAGAAACAATCCTAGAAGTTCAAAGAATTTTAAAAGAAGAGTTCGAAGACTAA
- the rimP gene encoding ribosome assembly cofactor RimP, producing MNQDTVKKLLQEALDENPSLFLIELAFLASSKIKVVVDGDAGVPLSECIRISRSIESSLDREEEDFSLEVTSPDIAHPFLVLRQYKKNIGRIIKVVTAEDKYEGTLASADEDGIVLTWKAREPKPIGKGKHTVEKTLNLLYSEIKEARVKIIF from the coding sequence ATGAACCAAGATACAGTTAAAAAATTATTGCAAGAAGCGTTAGATGAGAATCCCTCTTTATTTTTAATAGAGTTGGCCTTCTTGGCAAGTAGTAAAATTAAAGTTGTTGTAGATGGAGATGCTGGTGTTCCGCTTAGCGAATGTATTAGAATAAGTAGAAGTATAGAAAGTAGTTTAGATAGAGAAGAAGAAGATTTTTCTTTAGAAGTTACTTCACCAGATATCGCACACCCATTTTTAGTATTACGTCAATACAAAAAAAATATTGGCAGAATTATTAAAGTTGTAACAGCAGAAGATAAATACGAAGGAACTTTAGCATCCGCTGATGAAGACGGAATAGTTTTAACGTGGAAAGCAAGAGAACCTAAACCAATAGGTAAAGGTAAGCATACAGTAGAGAAGACATTAAATCTATTGTATTCAGAAATAAAAGAAGCAAGAGTAAAAATTATATTTTAA
- a CDS encoding c-type cytochrome, with protein MKSVALHNRLTNVFLKSLTLLLILSFSFSAQAQEVDAARQKEGRKLFRSLCASCHKLDKKLVGPALGGIEDKRENDWLQSWIKDNTALIKSGNADAIEAAEFSPTAMTAFPQLDEKQINDILYYTTVGDPVKPGAVADVASSGEQGEAPGWLIYILAAAIIVAFLIIASLLKTISELKGAPKTPGAVATLNEVWEGVKKNTFLKVLAVIFGALVTAYFLFGTLFKIGVEEGYQPIQPIAFSHKIHAGDNKIECQYCHSSAKHSKTSGIPSVNVCMNCHKGISEVADDTQVVLEQATLGKEELNKEIAKIYDAAGWDADKLEYTGETKPVKWVRVHNLPDFAYFNHSQHVTVGGLKCQKCHGPVEEMEEVYQYSPLTMGWCIDCHKDTKVDLKGNEYYAKIHKELAAKFGVEQVTIAQLGGKECGKCHY; from the coding sequence ATGAAGAGTGTAGCACTACACAATAGACTAACCAACGTATTCTTAAAGAGTCTTACTTTACTTTTAATATTATCTTTTAGCTTTTCTGCGCAAGCACAAGAAGTAGATGCAGCGCGTCAAAAAGAAGGTAGAAAATTATTTAGATCACTTTGTGCATCGTGTCATAAGCTAGATAAAAAACTAGTTGGACCTGCATTAGGTGGAATTGAAGATAAAAGAGAAAACGATTGGTTACAAAGCTGGATTAAAGATAATACAGCCTTAATTAAATCTGGAAACGCAGATGCAATTGAAGCGGCGGAATTCAGTCCAACAGCAATGACGGCTTTTCCTCAATTAGATGAAAAGCAAATAAATGACATCTTGTATTATACAACTGTTGGAGATCCTGTAAAGCCAGGAGCTGTTGCAGATGTAGCTTCTTCAGGAGAGCAAGGCGAAGCGCCAGGTTGGTTAATCTATATATTGGCAGCAGCAATTATTGTAGCTTTTTTAATTATTGCAAGTTTATTAAAAACAATTAGCGAATTAAAAGGAGCGCCAAAAACACCAGGAGCTGTAGCTACCTTAAATGAAGTTTGGGAAGGCGTAAAGAAAAACACTTTCTTAAAAGTATTAGCTGTAATATTTGGAGCATTAGTTACTGCGTATTTCTTATTTGGAACTTTATTTAAAATTGGAGTTGAAGAGGGATATCAACCAATTCAGCCAATTGCATTTTCACATAAAATTCACGCAGGAGATAATAAGATAGAATGTCAATATTGTCACTCATCAGCAAAACATAGTAAAACATCTGGTATACCTTCAGTAAATGTTTGTATGAACTGTCATAAAGGAATTTCTGAAGTAGCAGACGATACTCAAGTAGTTTTAGAACAAGCTACTTTAGGTAAAGAAGAGTTGAATAAAGAAATCGCTAAGATTTACGATGCTGCAGGTTGGGATGCTGATAAGTTAGAGTATACAGGTGAAACGAAACCGGTAAAATGGGTTCGTGTACACAACTTGCCTGACTTTGCATATTTTAATCACTCACAACACGTAACTGTTGGAGGTTTAAAATGTCAAAAATGTCACGGTCCAGTTGAGGAAATGGAAGAGGTATATCAATATTCTCCATTAACAATGGGTTGGTGTATCGATTGTCATAAAGACACAAAAGTAGATTTAAAAGGTAACGAATATTACGCTAAAATACACAAAGAGTTGGCTGCCAAATTTGGCGTTGAGCAAGTAACAATTGCACAACTTGGAGGTAAAGAGTGTGGTAAATGTCACTATTAA
- the infB gene encoding translation initiation factor IF-2, translating into MSDVKKLRLNKVLKELNISLDRAVEHLAKKGHDVEARPTTKISNAEYQILLDGFQTDASKRAESREVGEEKRKEKEALKLALEAKQEQKRLEEEAKREVLKAKAVKLEIKTVGKIDVDKKPSAKTEEPVKETPKVAEPKQEAPKAVEPVKKAPKKETPKVAEPVKETPKKVEVKEVKKVEVHKTEKPKVAGIKKKEPEVKEEPKVEITPENSEKLKTQYKKLDGPKITGQKIDLKQFEKKPKKKVVRPGDDKKKRKRIVKPATGGTRTPSTGGNRGGNRSGGNRGGQQRGRRPVVQKAELTDEQVQKQVRETLEKLQGKSKKGKGAKYRRDKRDAHREQTEAELEAQALESKVLKVTEFVTVSEVATMMDVPVTNIISSCMMLGMMVTMNQRLDAETLTIVAEEFNYTVEFVGAEVEESIEEVEDKPEDLVTRAPIITVMGHVDHGKTSLLDYIRKANIVDGESGGITQHIGAYSVNVGDQKIAFLDTPGHEAFTAMRARGAQVTDLVIIVAAADDDVMPQTKEAISHAQAAGVPIIFAINKIDKPNANPDNVKTQLSSMNLLIEEWGGNIQSQDISAKTGQGIEELLEKVLLEAEILELKANPNKNAVGAVVEAQLDKGRGYVTTILVQAGTLKIGDYILAGKNSGKVKAMFDDKGKKLKVAGPSTPVSILGLDGAPQAGDKFNVFEDEREAKQIASKRSQLQREQSVRTQKTLTLDEIGRRIALGDFKELNIILKGDVDGSVEALTDSFQKLSTEEIQVNILHKGVGAITESDVLLATASDAIVIGFNVRPQANARVIADREEVDIRMYSIIYDAINDLKDAMEGMLSPDIKEEVTGNVEIREIYKISKVGNIAGCMVMSGKIFRNSLIRIIRDGIVVHTGTLAALKRFKDDVKEVAKGYDCGVQIKGYNDIQQGDVIEAYQEVAVKKKLK; encoded by the coding sequence ATGTCTGACGTTAAAAAATTAAGGCTTAACAAAGTTTTAAAAGAATTAAATATCTCTTTAGATAGAGCAGTAGAACATTTGGCTAAAAAAGGCCATGATGTAGAAGCGCGCCCTACAACAAAAATCTCTAATGCAGAATATCAAATTCTATTAGATGGTTTTCAAACGGATGCTAGTAAAAGAGCAGAATCTCGTGAGGTTGGAGAAGAAAAGAGAAAAGAGAAAGAAGCACTTAAGTTAGCGTTAGAAGCTAAGCAAGAGCAAAAGCGTTTAGAGGAAGAAGCTAAAAGAGAAGTTCTTAAGGCCAAGGCAGTTAAGTTAGAGATTAAAACTGTCGGAAAAATAGATGTAGATAAAAAACCATCTGCAAAAACGGAAGAACCTGTAAAGGAAACTCCAAAAGTAGCTGAACCAAAACAAGAAGCTCCTAAAGCTGTAGAACCTGTTAAAAAAGCTCCAAAAAAGGAGACTCCTAAAGTAGCGGAACCTGTAAAGGAAACTCCAAAAAAGGTTGAGGTTAAAGAAGTGAAAAAGGTAGAGGTTCATAAAACAGAAAAACCTAAGGTAGCTGGAATTAAAAAGAAAGAACCTGAGGTTAAAGAAGAGCCAAAAGTTGAAATTACACCTGAAAATTCAGAAAAACTTAAAACGCAATATAAAAAGTTAGACGGTCCTAAGATTACAGGGCAAAAAATTGACTTAAAGCAGTTTGAGAAGAAGCCGAAGAAAAAGGTAGTAAGACCTGGAGACGATAAGAAGAAACGTAAAAGAATTGTGAAGCCAGCAACAGGCGGAACAAGAACTCCTAGTACTGGAGGAAATAGAGGTGGAAACCGAAGTGGAGGTAATCGTGGAGGACAACAAAGAGGTAGAAGACCTGTAGTTCAAAAAGCAGAATTAACTGACGAGCAAGTTCAAAAACAAGTAAGAGAAACCTTAGAAAAACTTCAAGGTAAATCTAAGAAAGGTAAAGGAGCTAAGTATCGTAGAGATAAAAGAGATGCTCACAGAGAACAAACTGAAGCAGAATTAGAAGCACAAGCATTAGAAAGCAAAGTACTTAAAGTGACAGAATTTGTTACTGTAAGTGAGGTTGCAACAATGATGGATGTACCAGTTACAAACATTATTTCTTCATGTATGATGTTAGGAATGATGGTAACAATGAACCAGCGTTTAGATGCAGAAACATTAACTATTGTTGCAGAAGAGTTTAATTATACTGTAGAATTTGTTGGTGCAGAAGTAGAAGAATCAATAGAAGAAGTAGAAGATAAGCCAGAAGATTTAGTTACTCGTGCGCCAATTATTACGGTAATGGGTCACGTAGATCATGGTAAAACTTCATTATTAGATTACATTCGTAAAGCAAATATTGTTGACGGAGAATCTGGTGGAATTACACAGCATATTGGAGCTTATTCTGTAAACGTAGGAGATCAGAAAATAGCATTTTTAGATACACCTGGTCACGAGGCCTTTACAGCAATGCGTGCTCGTGGAGCTCAAGTTACAGATTTAGTAATTATTGTAGCAGCAGCAGATGATGATGTAATGCCACAAACAAAAGAGGCAATTTCTCACGCACAAGCAGCAGGAGTACCAATTATATTTGCAATTAATAAAATTGATAAGCCAAACGCTAATCCAGACAACGTTAAAACGCAACTATCTTCAATGAATTTATTAATTGAAGAATGGGGTGGAAACATTCAGTCTCAAGATATTTCTGCAAAAACTGGTCAAGGAATTGAGGAGTTATTAGAAAAAGTTTTATTAGAAGCTGAAATATTAGAATTAAAAGCAAATCCTAATAAAAACGCAGTTGGTGCAGTAGTAGAAGCACAATTAGATAAAGGTAGAGGTTATGTTACAACAATATTAGTACAAGCCGGAACTTTAAAAATTGGAGATTATATCCTTGCAGGTAAAAATAGTGGTAAAGTAAAAGCCATGTTTGATGACAAAGGGAAGAAACTTAAAGTTGCAGGTCCATCAACACCAGTATCTATACTTGGTTTAGACGGAGCGCCACAAGCAGGAGATAAATTCAATGTATTTGAAGACGAAAGAGAAGCAAAACAAATTGCCTCTAAACGTTCTCAATTACAACGTGAGCAATCTGTAAGAACTCAAAAAACATTAACGTTAGATGAAATTGGTCGTCGTATTGCGTTAGGAGACTTTAAAGAATTAAACATTATCTTAAAAGGAGATGTAGATGGTTCTGTAGAAGCTTTAACAGATTCGTTCCAGAAATTATCAACAGAAGAAATTCAAGTTAATATTTTACATAAAGGAGTTGGAGCCATTACAGAAAGTGATGTGTTATTAGCAACCGCTTCAGACGCAATTGTAATCGGATTTAACGTTCGTCCTCAAGCAAACGCTAGGGTAATTGCAGATAGAGAAGAAGTAGATATTAGAATGTACTCAATTATTTACGATGCAATTAACGATCTTAAAGATGCAATGGAAGGTATGTTATCTCCAGACATTAAAGAAGAAGTTACAGGTAATGTAGAAATTAGAGAAATCTATAAAATCTCTAAAGTTGGTAACATTGCAGGATGTATGGTTATGTCAGGTAAAATATTCAGAAACTCATTAATTAGAATTATTAGAGACGGTATTGTAGTTCATACAGGAACATTAGCAGCCCTTAAACGTTTTAAAGACGATGTAAAAGAAGTTGCAAAAGGATACGATTGTGGTGTTCAGATAAAAGGATACAACGATATACAACAAGGTGATGTTATAGAAGCTTATCAAGAAGTAGCCGTTAAAAAGAAACTGAAATAA
- a CDS encoding TAT-variant-translocated molybdopterin oxidoreductase, which translates to MASNKKYWKSVEELKDSSVVEALSKNEFVEEIPTDDFLGDKETLENSSTSRRDFLKYVGFTTAAASLAACEGPVRKSIPYVVRPEDTVAGVADWYATTMADGYDFANVLVKTREGRPIQIMPNKEANGTTNARVQASVLSLYDEALRIKEPTKGSTVISWADADKEIGAKLNELKDANQPVVLLTGTMASPSTDKIISEFTTAYPNVEHVVYDAISESGAADAFEEMYGKRALPNYDFSKAKVIVSFGADFLGDFHGGFEKSYIAGRKPETGHMSYHVQVESNMSLTGANADKRVVVKPSDQVFALLNLYNAVTGANVPSKTTPVDAVVKTLAKDLRKAGSKAVVLTGLNDKNAQLIALAINKALSSDVIDVNNTLNIRQGNDAKVAQVVADLKSGKVAGLITYNVDPVYTLANSADFSEGLKKAKLSVAISTENSATAMASEFVLPAPHYLESWGDIMISESNFGLMQPTIQPLFNTRQLQDTLITWSGNSTKYYDYLKTNSAAILGTTSWNTVLHDGSFNKEVTASNTAGDIDVNAVAAELSKATKASAFELNLYTKGGMGDGKQANNPWLQEFPDPITRASWDNYLTVSMADAKTLEFENPVKDNGAINGNYAKVTVNGVILENVPVMIQPGQANGSVGLALGYGKLEGLKEEMQVGVNAYSLYANGNNVQYNVSIEKTSGAVHKFACTQVQKTIAGRHDILKEATLKEYLTVDPKDHKNGWNVPAMVSYDHQEVEAKSIDLWDEHNREIGHHFNLSIDLTSCTGCGACVVACHAENNVPVVGKNEVRVGRDMHWLRIDRYYSSEVETREEAKELGLSRAEMYSALETEAENPSVTFQPMMCQHCNHAPCETVCPVAATSHGRQGQNQMAYNRCVGTRYCANNCPYRVRRFNWFNYSENKEFDFNMNNEYGKMVLNPDVVVRSRGVMEKCSMCIQMTQATILKAKKEGRAVNKDEFSTACSSACTTGAMVFGDVNNKKDEVAALAEDKRAFHVLDYLQTKPNVVYQVKVRNTNEA; encoded by the coding sequence ATGGCTTCAAACAAAAAATACTGGAAAAGCGTCGAAGAACTAAAAGATAGTTCTGTAGTTGAGGCGTTAAGTAAAAATGAGTTTGTAGAAGAAATTCCAACTGATGATTTTTTAGGCGATAAAGAAACGCTTGAAAACTCTTCAACTTCTCGTAGAGATTTCTTAAAATATGTAGGATTTACAACAGCAGCCGCTTCTTTAGCAGCATGTGAAGGTCCAGTAAGAAAATCTATTCCTTATGTAGTAAGACCTGAAGACACTGTTGCAGGTGTTGCGGACTGGTATGCAACTACAATGGCAGATGGATACGATTTTGCAAATGTGTTAGTAAAAACACGTGAAGGTCGTCCAATTCAAATAATGCCAAATAAAGAAGCAAACGGAACAACAAATGCACGTGTGCAAGCTTCTGTATTGTCTTTATATGATGAGGCATTACGTATTAAAGAGCCAACTAAAGGTTCAACTGTAATTTCTTGGGCAGATGCCGATAAAGAAATTGGGGCAAAATTAAACGAATTAAAAGATGCTAACCAACCTGTTGTGTTATTAACAGGAACAATGGCAAGTCCATCTACAGATAAAATTATTTCTGAATTTACAACAGCATATCCAAACGTAGAACACGTTGTATATGATGCAATTTCAGAAAGCGGTGCTGCCGATGCTTTTGAAGAAATGTACGGAAAGCGCGCATTACCAAATTACGATTTTAGCAAAGCGAAAGTTATTGTTTCTTTTGGGGCAGATTTCTTAGGAGATTTCCACGGAGGATTCGAAAAATCTTACATAGCAGGTCGTAAACCAGAAACAGGACATATGTCTTACCACGTTCAAGTGGAAAGTAATATGTCTTTAACTGGAGCAAATGCAGATAAACGTGTGGTTGTAAAACCATCAGATCAAGTATTCGCTTTATTAAACTTATACAACGCAGTAACAGGAGCAAATGTTCCTTCTAAAACTACACCAGTTGATGCTGTTGTAAAAACATTAGCTAAAGATTTGCGTAAAGCAGGTTCTAAAGCAGTTGTTTTAACAGGGTTAAATGATAAGAATGCACAATTAATTGCATTAGCAATTAACAAAGCATTGAGTAGTGATGTGATTGATGTAAACAATACATTAAACATCCGTCAAGGAAATGATGCTAAAGTTGCACAAGTAGTTGCTGATTTAAAATCAGGAAAAGTTGCAGGTCTTATTACTTATAATGTAGATCCTGTTTACACACTTGCTAATTCAGCCGATTTTTCAGAAGGATTAAAGAAAGCTAAATTATCTGTTGCAATTTCTACGGAAAATAGCGCAACGGCAATGGCTTCTGAATTTGTATTACCAGCGCCTCACTATTTAGAATCTTGGGGAGATATTATGATTTCTGAATCTAATTTCGGATTAATGCAACCAACTATTCAACCATTATTTAATACACGTCAATTACAAGACACGTTAATAACTTGGTCTGGAAATTCAACAAAATATTACGATTATTTAAAAACTAATTCAGCTGCTATTTTAGGAACAACTTCTTGGAATACAGTTTTACATGATGGTTCTTTCAATAAAGAAGTAACTGCAAGTAACACAGCTGGAGATATTGATGTAAATGCAGTTGCTGCTGAGTTAAGTAAAGCAACAAAAGCATCAGCATTTGAATTAAACTTATATACCAAAGGCGGTATGGGAGACGGTAAACAAGCAAACAATCCTTGGTTACAAGAATTCCCAGACCCAATTACACGTGCTTCATGGGATAATTACTTAACTGTTTCTATGGCAGATGCCAAAACATTAGAGTTTGAAAACCCTGTAAAAGATAATGGAGCCATAAATGGTAATTATGCTAAAGTCACTGTTAATGGTGTCATTTTAGAAAATGTTCCTGTAATGATACAACCTGGTCAAGCAAATGGATCTGTTGGTTTAGCATTAGGTTACGGTAAATTAGAAGGTTTAAAAGAAGAAATGCAAGTTGGAGTAAATGCTTACTCTTTATATGCAAACGGTAATAATGTTCAGTATAATGTTTCTATTGAGAAGACATCTGGAGCAGTACACAAGTTTGCTTGTACGCAAGTACAGAAAACAATTGCAGGTCGTCACGATATATTAAAGGAAGCTACGTTAAAAGAATATTTAACTGTAGATCCTAAAGATCATAAAAATGGATGGAATGTTCCTGCTATGGTTTCTTATGACCATCAAGAAGTAGAAGCAAAATCTATTGATTTATGGGATGAGCATAACAGAGAAATAGGTCATCACTTTAACTTATCTATAGATTTAACATCTTGTACAGGATGTGGTGCTTGTGTTGTTGCATGTCATGCAGAAAACAACGTACCTGTTGTGGGTAAAAACGAAGTAAGAGTTGGTAGAGATATGCACTGGTTGCGTATTGATAGATACTATTCTTCGGAAGTTGAAACAAGAGAAGAAGCTAAGGAATTAGGTTTAAGTAGAGCAGAAATGTATTCAGCTTTAGAAACTGAAGCAGAAAATCCTTCTGTTACTTTCCAACCAATGATGTGTCAGCACTGTAATCACGCTCCATGTGAAACAGTTTGTCCAGTTGCAGCAACATCTCATGGTCGTCAAGGTCAAAACCAAATGGCTTATAATAGATGTGTGGGTACAAGATATTGTGCAAACAACTGTCCTTATAGAGTTAGGCGTTTTAACTGGTTTAATTATTCAGAAAACAAAGAGTTCGATTTCAATATGAATAATGAGTACGGTAAAATGGTGTTAAATCCAGATGTTGTAGTTCGTTCTCGTGGAGTTATGGAAAAATGTTCTATGTGTATTCAAATGACACAAGCAACAATTTTAAAAGCTAAGAAAGAAGGTAGAGCTGTTAATAAAGATGAATTCTCAACAGCTTGTTCATCAGC